A single region of the Serinus canaria isolate serCan28SL12 chromosome 1, serCan2020, whole genome shotgun sequence genome encodes:
- the CPB2 gene encoding carboxypeptidase B2 isoform X1, translating to MWVLNPCLPIAFGFVVNATKMKLYLFFFTFFILVPEKHVFTIPRDEVLWALPQTDEQVEALQDLLNTTEVILWQPVAVENIQKDREVHFYVRASSINSIKAQLRQLTIQHKVLMGDVQGIIEKQTTNDTVNARGSSSYYENYHSMKEIYHWMEAAVKVHSDLLQKIYIGSSYEKRPLYVLKISKSKEKSKNAIWIDCGIHAREWISPAFCLWFIGHAIHVRERDRTMTTLLEHFDFYVMPVINVDGYEYTWSHPSNRLWRKSRSSHGNSKCIGTDMNRNFDAHWCGPGASHFECQEIYCGPYPESEPEVKAVARFVRDHKDIIKAYITMHSYSQLVLFPYSYTMNKSKDHEELESLAQKAAKAIKRTTWKTYRPGAGAQTIYLAPGGSDDWAYDLGIKYSFTFELRDTGTYGFLLPPREIKPTCLEALSAVKEIAQHVLQNL from the exons GGATGAAGTTTTGTGGGCTCTCCCACAAACCGATGAACAAGTTGAAGCTCTTCAGGATTTACTGAACACCACTGAG GTCATTCTCTGGCAACCTGTTGCGGTTGAAAACATCCAGAAGGACAGAGAGGTCCATTTCTATGTCAGGGCATCCAGCATAAATAGCATAAAAGCTCAGTTAAGACAACTGACCATCCAACACaa AGTCTTGATGGGAGATGTTCAGGGAATTATTGAAAAACAGACTACCAATGACACAGTCAATGCTCGTGGATCTTCCTCATACTATGAAAACTACCATTCAATGAAAGAA ATATATCATTGGATGGAGGCAGCAGTGAAAGTCCATTCTGATCTCCTCCAGAAAATATATATTGGATCATCCTATGAAAAGCGACCGCTTTATGTGCTGAAG ATTTctaaaagcaaggaaaaatcaaaaaatgcCATATGGATTGACTGTGGTATCCATGCTAGAGAATggatttctcctgctttttgcCTGTGGTTCATAGGTCAT GCAATCCATGTGCGTGAGAGAGATCGGACCATGACAACACTTCTGGAGCACTTTGATTTCTATGTCATGCCTGTGATAAACGTGGATGGCTATGAGTACACGTGGAGCCACCCCTCT AATCGGCTGTGGAGGAAAAGCCGCTCCTCTCATGGTAACAGCAAGTGCATTGGTACTGACATGAACAGGAATTTTGATGCACACTGGTGTG GTCCAGGAGCATCTCACTTTGAATGCCAGGAGATATACTGTGGACCGTACCCAGAGTCTGAGCCTGAGGTGAAAGCAGTGGCTCGCTTTGTCAGAGACCACAAGGACATCATTAAAGCCTACATCACCATGCACTCCTACTCCCAATTGGTGTTGTTTCCATATTCATACACTATGAACAAAAGCAAAGACCATGAGGAACTG gAAAGTCTGGCACAGAAAGCAGCTAAAGCTATAAAGAGGACAACTTGGAAAACTTACAGACCTGGTGCTGGTGCACAAACAATCT ATTTAGCTCCTGGAGGATCTGATGACTGGGCTTATGATCTTGgcattaaatattcttttacCTTTGAGCTTCGTGACACAGGAACTTATGGATTTTTGCTTCCTCCTCGAGAAATCAAGCCAACTTGCTTAGAAGCACTTTCTGCTGTCAAAGAGATAGCTCAACACGTTCTACAAAATTTGTGA